One Nicotiana sylvestris chromosome 12, ASM39365v2, whole genome shotgun sequence genomic window carries:
- the LOC104216779 gene encoding THO complex subunit 4A-like — MSNLDVSLDDLIKRNKSSSSRNPRPRTSGSGSGSGGPGPRRRFPNRAANRSAPYSSGPVHAPESTWDHDMFAEHAPAYPAARGAGGISGIETGIKLLISNLDYGVSNEDIKELFSEAGDIKRYSIHYDKSGRSKGTAEVIFSRRRDAEAAIKKYNNVQLDGKPMKIEFAGPNIGAPALPPIRNRLYRNPNPAPRSQQRGGGFRRPPRGGRGSMRKEGGRGRGRGENISAEDLDADLEKYHSEAMETN, encoded by the exons ATGTCAAATCTCGATGTATCCCTCGACGATTTAATCAAAAGGAACAAAAGTTCCAGCAGTCGGAACCCTAGACCAAGAACATCCGGATCTGGATCCGGATCCGGAGGCCCCGGTCCAAGGCGTCGCTTCCCTAACCGTGCCGCCAACCGTTCCGCTCCATATTCCTCCGGACCG GTTCACGCACCGGAGAGTACATGGGACCACGACATGTTTGCAGAGCATGCCCCGGCGTATCCAGCTGCCCGTGGAGCCGGTGGGATATCGGGGATTGAGACCGGTATCAAGCTCCTCATTTCAAACTTGGATTATGGGGTTTCAAATGAAGATATCAAG GAGCTTTTCTCAGAAGCTGGTGATATAAAGCGTTACTCAATTCATTATGACAAAAGTGGAAGATCAAAG GGAACTGCGGAAGTAATCTTTTCACGTCGAAGGGATGCAGAGGCAGCTATCAAGAAATATAACAATGTTCAGCTAGATGGAAAGCCCATGAAAATTGAGTTTGCGGGACCAAACATTGGTGCTCCTGCTCTTCCTCCAATTAGAAATCGTCTGTACAGAAATCCAAATCCTGCTCCAAGAAG TCAACAAAGAGGTGGTGGATTTAGACGTCCTCCTCGAGGTGGTAGAGGGAGCATGAGAAAGGAGGGTGGAAGGGGCAGAGGTCGTGGTGAGAACATTTCTGCAGAAGATCTTGATGCCGACTTGGAAAAGTATCATTCAGAAGCAATGGAGACGAACTGA